TGTGATGGATGTTTTCCCTCTTGGCACAGCTTCCATCAGTTGCTGCCTCTGTCACTCAACGGGTTTGATCAGTTTCAGGGCTGATGAGCCCAGCATTTTCAGAGGATCCTCCCTGTCTCCTCCATACCATGGCTACTATAAAAAGACattaagaaattataattttaaattatcatgAAGTAGAATCAAAGCAATCCACATGGAACTGCTAGGAGAAAACTCATGGCAAACTTGAATTATTGCACTAAATATCTTGATAGATCCTATTTGTAAAAACATCTCaagaaattttcagtgtaaCAAATACCCATCCCTACAGTTAGCATGATCTGAGTGTTAaatgggaagagctggagatgGAACATGCAGAAACTGCTTGTCTTTGTGACAATACACAGGAGTCAGTTCACTATCATAAATGAAATTTTGCcagtttatttgaaattaatcagTATCTGCTTCTTGACAGACAGACTTGGTAATCTATGTAATGATCTTTAATTCTGACATTCTGCAAGGAATgcctgttgggttttttttgatggGTGCTGAGAATCAAAATTACTGTGAGAATCAAAAAAACGGTTATGGAGAGAAGATATGTCAAGGTACTTATAAAGGGTCCTCTAGGACACTAGGACTTCTCTGATATATGGACAATGAAACAAGTGCAACAACAAAATTAGTGGCCTAATGACCTCAGCTCTTGGAGGCTCTGTGTCACAGACTTCTAGAGCAGCTTTTCAAAACTAATCGGGTACACCACTGATACACAGGCACAATGAGCCAAAAGTACATGACCTTCTCACTGAGTGTCTTTGAAATGCAAACAAGAATCTGATGGATCAGGGAGGCTAAACCACTTTAGTTTAATGAAGATCAAATTATCTTCTATTTCTTCCCATAAAATTGTGGCAACAGAGTGTATTGTCTGTTCTCAGTGTTACACAGGAGTTCAGAGGTGTTCAACAGTACAAGAAATTTCACAGCTTGAGTATCCGAAACTGCCCATAAATTGTTTCACCCTCTCTAGTCTCTACCAAGTATGAATTTCTCCATTAACGTTCACGTGATGCTGTTCTCACCACACTGGACTCCTCTGTGCAGACCCATGGATCTAATCAAACACATAATCAATCAATCTGCTTGTCAGATACAAGCAGCAAACAAGACTTCTTTGTGTCCTACACAATTGCCTTTTGAGAAACAAAGTGAGCTACTGGTTTGTAAGAGCACATAATACACAAGTAATGCATGAGGGGATTGAGCCTGTGGTGCTGTGAGGAAACCTTGTGACTGAATTCCTGACAAGGGACATTTCTGATGGGTTACTCACACTGCCCTGACTGGTGTTCTGGAATTACACAGTATGAAAGAATAGTTTTAAAAGATGACTTGCAATCAGTGGAGTCAAAAGCTTCTTACAAGTTAACAAAAGACAAAAGTGGGTAACCCTTTGGCTTTAGCATCGCTGAGCTTTCATGAAGGATGAACTCTTGCTGCAGAACTCCTCTCTGGAGAGCGAAAGGGAAAACAACAGAACAGCTCAACAGTTTTTAAATGTCTCTCTGAGATCCTCAAAGGATAATAAAAAGCCAGAAACATGACACCCATACTTGTTTTGCCTCCTTTTTGGAGGGGTCATCAACTACTGTCTTGAGACCCTTGAGACCCTGCAATGAGACAAGAGTTCAAAGTAATTTAAGTGGGCAAATGCAGTCACATCCTTTTCTAACAGCCAGCAACATCTTTCTGTTGTTACGCTGTAAAAAAGCCTCCAGCAAAGCAAACGTGATTTGCACAGGTACCCAATAAAAAACATCTAGGTCTGCACACACACTTGGTTAAAGCTTTGCTACATACACTATGTGATCAAGTAATTTAATGTGCGTGTAAATTGCATTTTGTAACTTGGACTCTATTCACACCAGGTAAGAAACTTCAAGCCATGATAGTCCCAACTGATGAAATCAACTAATTAATTCTgctaaaattactttaaaaaaaaatcattacctGTATTTCAGGTGAGTGGGAAACACTACTAAGAATCAATTAAATGCTTGTTACATGCCATGTTTACTTGGCACCTACCAAGTAAAATTCAATTAACGCTTTTAAAACTATGTAGGAACTTAACCAGATAGAGTACAAATAATCCTCTACACAAATTTCCTAAGTCAAGAAAGGGCCTGACCTTTATCCTTCATTATATAACAAAATCTAGTCAATGATTTCTGCAAAATCTATACACTTTTACAGATGTAAAGATTTTTAGATATACATGGCAACTTACTTTGATGCATTACATCAGAGCATACATTCCCTGGTCTTGCATTCGAAAATTGCTACAATTTCTTTTACGTAGAATACTTGTGGAAAAATCATGAAAGCATTTATGCAGTAGAAATTTGAACAGGGGCTTAGCTAGCATTCCTGTAAGTTTGCTTTACAGTGTCTACTGACAGACTGAAACAATTTTCATTAACCAGCCTAAGGAACATCCACTATCatcaccccagcagcagcaactcaAGACCTCTGGAAATCATCGTGGCTGGTGCAGAAACAGAGTAAGTAATGGCCCATTAAAACCACTGATGGAATCTTAAACATCTTTATTTAAATAGTCAAAATAAGTATTTGCTAAGGCATAGCTAACCAAAGTaccacaacatttattttctttaagcaCGTACGTCAAAGGAACACGAGTGCCACCTCCTGGTTTAGGCACGGAAACCACTCTGGGTTGTGCTTACTGCATTACAAATTTTCAATTAGATGTAGggcttttttctctccttttctcaaAGTAACTAGAATGTTCATCTTCAACATTCATGGAATGCTGTAAGAACAAAAATCACTACATGTAAGAATCCAGTAAAACTTGCTTATCTTTAATGCCTGTAGCAAAACAGCTATGTAAACTCTTCACAGGTCATTTTCCCCAAATTTAACTTCACAGATGTCAAATCCTATTAAAATACAGGAATGACCAcaattttaagtaaatattCAAGTGCAGCGACTTTTAATTTAAGAAGCAGTCTTGGAATCAATGTGGAGTATGTTCTCACGACTCTTTTCTACCCTAAAACATGCCTTTATTAATCAAGTGAAGTGCGTCCATCTCCTATCCAGGAAGTGACAGAATCTAAtaaagaaaggctgagaaattTACTACAAATGGCACAAAGAACTGCAGCCCATTTCATATCTACTGAAACAGTCAAATCACAAAGTTGTTGATAATATAGGGGTAAAATACAACCCACTTCAAGTTCCAGTCCATCTGCATGTTAGTAGCAAGGGTAAAAACAGGCTGACTCCATTTCACACAACACCCTCAAAAGTGTATCACTATTATGGCAGAATCATTTGATAACAACTACCAACGTTCTTTCAAAGCAACTTTAGAagcaatttaagaaaaaaatctgcccCAACTCAAgtgctgtccccactgcagaTACACAGACAACTTGCACACCTTCCCTGTGCTTACAGGAGTAAAGACAATTTACCAACACTGGGTAAATGTTGGCTGTGGGTCTCTTGTTTTCTCCCCATATTCAGTATGGGCTGGAAGTACACAATGCCACATTCTGGGAGAAGCTGCATTGTATCAATCCTGTATGGCACTGTGTCCTATGGACTCTTAAATCTTGCCTCCCAACATTTCAGCTCTCTGAGCCATTTCACACTCGTGTATACCCTCATAAAGCCTGTTTTTCTCCACAGGCTAAGAAGCCACTGCTAGactaaatgttttaatttctcaacTCCACCCTCTTCTTTGTATTGACTTGTGGAAAATCAGGATCATAATCCTCAAGCCTTCTGGAATACATagagcaactttttttttttttttcaagtatatCCCTTTGGAACAAAACACATTCATGTGTTTGATGTCCCAGCAAACTCTCATTCATGTTAAGAACACAGACAATTATTGCACTTGTATCCAACAGCAGCAAGCACTTCCAGAAGAAGAACCACAACTCTTTCTGCAGTCACCATCCCCATGCTTTCTCatcccaaagcagcacagtCCACGATGCATTCATCAGCACTTGACCAATTCCTTGTTTGCCAAAGGTTCTGCCACGACTTCATCCCGCATGAACTGCTCCTAAAGACAGCAAGCAGGGATTTAGGAGATTTACATTGTTTTTGGATCTCCTATACTCACAAACACCACGACATGCACCCAGGCTGGAGGACAGAGTGGTTACAAGTGGTACGAATCTGCTCCCAAAACATGAAAGCCATAACGTGACTACAAGGTGAGAAAAGCTGCCAGGGCTCCTGGCCACAGGAGCTCTTCATTCACATCCCTGATTTCGTCTCGCCTGTCCTACCCCACGCCCACCCAGGTAGGCATCTTTCTAAGCCCAAACACGGCAGGAGGAGACAAGAAAAACGAGAGATCAGACAGCAAATGTAGTCCCAAACCAGGAATTTTTAAACACCGTCCCGAGCTTCCCGCACGGGGCGGCGAGCCGGGACTCGGAGGGACCCGGCTAGAAACGCGTCCGACTGCCCTCCCTCCGCACCCACCTGGTCGTAAATGACGCGCAGGatcagggagcagctggggcaggtggCCACGTCCTCCCCGTTCTCCAGGTCCTCCTGCAAAAGCCCCGGAAGAGCGGTCAGGGCCCCGCCGCCACCCGGCCCACGGGCCGCACCACGCCGTtctgccccccagccctgcccggccgCCCCTCACCCGCGTGATGAGGAACCGGTCCCCGCAGGGGCACGGGTAGCTGTAGGTCTCGGTCTCCTCGTCGTACTCGAAGTCCTCGATCTCCACCTCGTCGTGGAACACCGCCATGCCGCCGGGAAGCGGCGGGAGCCGGGACGGGGCGGACGGGAAGAGGCGGCGCCTGACGGGGCACGCGGGCGGGGCTCTCCGTGACGTGATGCGGCGGCGGGTAGGGGAGGTGGGGAGCGGGCCGGGGGAGCCCGGGACCGTGGAACCCCGGGGAGGGTTcgggtggggaggagggagcggGCGGGGACAGGAGGGTGAGGGGCGGCGGGCTGAGGGTCAGCGCGTTTGAGTCGTCCCGGCTCGCCCTTTCCTCACGGCGGGAGCCCCGCACGCCGGTCGGAAGCGGTGGCCGGGCCGCCCTCTGCGGCTGGTGGCGCTGCCGGTTCCAGCCCTGATCTCCTGCCCGGAGATCCCAGGGGCTGCGGAGGAACGGCCGGGCACTGCCGCGACCTTGTTCTTGTCCCttgccccttccctgccctttgGCCTTGTCCCTGCCCCTTGGTCATGTGCTTCCCTTGCCCCTTGGCCGCCTCAGTGCCGCCTCGTCCCAGCTGGGCATAGGCTGCCGGCCCCTCTTCCCCAGCCCACCGCCCTCCTCCCAGCGCTCACCGTGTTCCCCTCAGTCCTGGGAAAAACTTCGTTTTCTGTGATTAgtttttcaggaaggaaaaactttTGTCTAAAGGACTGTTGATAGCTTTCGAAAAAAGACTTCATGTGCTGCTTAAGTACCCTTGCTGCCCCCCTCTGCACTCTCTTGCATTAACCTACCTAGTAATTTGCACTTAAATGTGATGCGGGTGAGCTAAAAGTAGTTCTGCCTTCAGCTAGTGATGTGGGATTAGTGCTGTGGGACTGGGGGAAAGAAGAGATGCAGACATACATCTCAAGAGATACTAACCCAGGGTCAGTGGATCAGAGAGGATGGAGAATGGAAAGCTCGTTAGCTTTAAGTGAAGAGAGGAAGAAGTCACGAAAAAGTAGTGCTTGTTTCACTCCGTGGAgcaaaggtttaaaaaaaatatgcaaatatgtaAAGGGTGGGTGTCAAGAGggtggagccaggctcttcttggGGTGCCAGCCACTAGGAC
The sequence above is drawn from the Parus major isolate Abel chromosome 2, Parus_major1.1, whole genome shotgun sequence genome and encodes:
- the DPH3 gene encoding DPH3 homolog → MAVFHDEVEIEDFEYDEETETYSYPCPCGDRFLITREDLENGEDVATCPSCSLILRVIYDQEQFMRDEVVAEPLANKELVKC